In a genomic window of Micromonospora cremea:
- a CDS encoding dihydrofolate reductase family protein, which yields MGKVVMYSSVSVDGFIADENDQPGPLFDWLLSGDVPLDESGELKVSQTSYDYTRPYWDQIGATIVGRDVFDMTDGWDGKPPGGVDHVVVVTHRPKPEGWDPEAPFHFVDGVEAAVAKAQELAGDRIVEVAAGDVGGQVLAAGLVDEVRMDVVPVVFGSGKRYFGSVHAQHLLEDPDVVIQGNRVLRLRYRVRR from the coding sequence ATGGGCAAAGTAGTCATGTACAGCTCGGTGTCAGTAGACGGCTTCATCGCGGACGAGAACGACCAGCCCGGACCGCTGTTCGACTGGTTGCTCAGCGGTGACGTGCCGTTGGACGAGAGCGGCGAGTTGAAGGTGTCGCAGACGTCCTACGACTACACCCGGCCGTACTGGGACCAGATCGGGGCGACAATCGTCGGCCGCGACGTCTTCGACATGACGGACGGCTGGGACGGAAAGCCTCCGGGCGGGGTCGACCACGTGGTCGTCGTGACGCACCGGCCGAAGCCCGAGGGCTGGGACCCCGAGGCGCCGTTTCACTTCGTCGACGGCGTCGAGGCAGCCGTGGCCAAGGCGCAGGAGCTTGCGGGTGACCGCATCGTCGAGGTCGCCGCTGGCGACGTCGGTGGCCAGGTGCTTGCCGCGGGCCTGGTCGACGAGGTGCGCATGGACGTCGTACCCGTCGTGTTCGGGTCCGGCAAGCGCTACTTCGGGTCGGTCCACGCGCAGCACCTGTTGGAGGATCCTGACGTGGTGATTCAAGGCAACCGGGTGCTTCGCCTGCGCTATCGGGTGCGCCGTTGA